The DNA region ctacgcttcaagcccaaagggctcttgcgtgagggggcgtgttagaatataatataaaaccattaaagtggcccttacccaacagcttaagcttttgggataagtggttgtttgacaaaTGAGGAAATGATGTAGtataatcgaaaaaaaataattatacacaaAAATAGAGGTTGAGAATCTATAGCACATATTTCACTGCTCACTTGTCCCGGTCATGCCCGCACGGGTGCCTTCGATTGGTTTTGCTTGCTGCTGCAACATGAAGATCCTTGTTGTTGCAGTTTTATGGtggaaatgaaaatgatgtgATTGGCCTGTTAAAAATGGGGTTGCGCTTCAAATGTTCCAATAGTTTAGACGAGCCCAGGTCTTGGTACAGTGAAACTGAATGGGATGGAAGTTGGATTTCGAATATTCATAGAATGGGGGGAGGTGGTGTTCTCTGAGACCATGATGACGTTGTGTCTCTATGTTTTCTTCCGGTGGAAGATAGGTTACGACATGCTTTAAACTTTGTCTTGCTTGGAAGTTGTTGAGCTCAGTTGTAGTTGCGCAGATATGCAAAATCATTGTCTCAGATGCTATTCTCATGGAAAGTTTTAGCAGGAAATTTTAGAAACATTCCTAAAATGTCACTTTCATGTGAATATTATTCAACAAAATTATATCAAATAAAGGAATTCCCCATATTAAGATTTTCGAGAAACTTTAATTCTCCAATGTTAGGATAGATCATTAGATTAAGAATGTTCAAAACCTCCCTCAAAACCAATGATAATACTTCAAAATGTAAAATCTCGCTATGCAAAAGAATCAAAATATTCCACAAAACCAGGGAAATGGTTTAAACAATTTTACTGTATTTTTGGAGGTAAGAGTGAAGATTAAGTGGCAGAGAACTATGGCCTACTAGTAAAGGGCTGGGCTGTGGACAATAAACAATCTATTGAAGTGGATAGATCCTATAAAAATATGAATCATTACTGCCTGAAACATTTACAAGAGATTTCAACAATCAATTTTAAGAACAGAAAACTAAACACTTCACTCGAACTGCACTTCCCCAGGAAGAAGCAAACAACACATCACATGACAACCTTCATCAATCTTCAATCAACATGAATTCAGGAGCTTATGTTGTTAGGATATCTGGAATTGTTGTGGAGTGAGCCCCCAATATCCTACCTCCAGCATCTGGGAAATTCTCGCAGTCAGGTAGGGAGCTGATCTTCCCATCAGAATCTACTTGGACAGGATACTTAAGAAGATGTCCCTGCAGTAGTGAGAAATCTTCAGAAGCGTACTTTCTCCAATTATCTTCTGCAATTGCATTCACCTTACGCACACAGTCCAATCTCTCTGGTTCCTCAAAAGTTTCATCTAACATGCCAAGATGCTCGCTCCAAAGTGACATTCTGTAACCATAAATCTGCAGGAATAAAAAACAACTGAATGTAATAAAAGAATATCACACGGTATGTACAAGAGATAAGAAGTTTACCATTAAGGCATCAAATAATCAGTAATAAATTTTCTCCAAACAGACTTATCTATGACATCATTTAGTAGTAATTTAATCAATTGGGAGGAAGTCATTCACAGTCAGAAATCAGAATGAGTTAAGGGTTATTTCCAGGTTAGCTTTAGCACAGAATCATTTAGTAATTTGATAAATCTATAAAATTTAGTCATTTTGGATATTATACAATTTCTAGGTCCTTAGTGCTCTGGTAGCAATGTTACATTCTCAATTGCAGCTGGACAAAAAGAGAGATTCAATTAGAAAATTTGATGCAAGAATTAAAGCTTATGGAGAAATAAAAACCTGGCCATGTGGATGTCTTTTCCTGGCAGACCATGTGTGATGGGGTTGATAGGAACCCATAGCTATCTCAGTATCTTTAGTACCAGCCAGAGATCTTTGATTTATATTAGCAGATCCCACTATAACATACTCATCATCAACGATCATCCCCTTGGCATGCACATAAATCATAAATCTGCGACATCTATATGCACTAGAGACCTGAcatgataaaatatatttacagccTATTATTGATCAGTGTCTACCATGTAAGATAAGCATTCAAGATTTGGAAAATATCTTCTACAATCTGAATAACAAAgaaaaatacatatataaaaTGTAGTAAAAATGTAAAATGATATTTATCAACTAAAAGCATCTTCCTTTCAGTAATCAGAACAGTGTACATTTGGCAAAACATGAATCCAGcaacaaatattttttattgcTTGATCACTATACGAGTATAGTAGCCAAGCCCATTCAACGATGCAAATAATGTCAAGGATACCACATCGTAAACAGTGAAAGCAAAAGCTAAACAGCATTTATGTATGAGCAGCTTTAAGATAAGAACTGAAGATGAAGGATGCAAATATGCATATATGTCAAGGATACCCCATCATAAACACAGTAAAAGCAAAAGCTAAACAGCTTTTTTGTATGAACAAATTTAAGTGAAGAGCTGAAGATGAGAGCAGGTGAACATCCACATAACTTGCATCTCTTGCTATTTTAATCTAAAGCCCAAGGAACATGTTAAAGACATGTTAAAGAGATAACCAGAAGATAGGTTTGTTTGCTCATAATATGGTCAAGGCTTTTTACCGAAATTGTTATATTCTGATTGACAAATGAAATTCAATACGAAGATGCCACAATATGTGTCCAAATGTATGAAATTAAACATCCAATGTATTTGGCAGTAGATAATTCAAAACTTAGAGCATAACAAAATCATCTTTCTGAATAGTGAATACATCTTTTCATTTGTGATATTACCGTGGCTACTATTCATTGTTGTCAATACAAAGAAGAATTCTTCATCAACATTAATAGATAACTAAAAAAATTACCGGTGCACCATTTGAGCTTGTGCTTTCTTCATTAAATTGCTCTCGATTACCGAGGCAATAGAAGTTGAGGTAATCTTGTGGGTTCACATCATTAAGCTGCATTGATTTCAATGCTCCAGCAACAACATCATACATCATTTGCATTGTCTGGCCCTGTATACAGGAAAcacagaattgagaatatttttttcattgctTTTCAGCCTTTTCTGATTGTCTGAAGCACTAAAATTCAGAAAGATCCCCTCAAGAGGAGGGTATACTTCAGggagtaaatacaagttagctAACCATTGATGATAACAATAAATGGCGGTTTAGGTTACAGTAGAAATGAAAGTAAAATCACATTTAATTAATCGAAGAGCCAAGTTTGATTAAGTAAAAGAACATTTTGTGAGTCGAAAACTGTGTTTTTCTGCATTGGAACTCATGCAAACTGATGAAAACGTTAAAACAAATATATGTTGATAAGAAAAATCACACAGGAGTGACAGGACCAGCATATGTGAGAACTCAATCCCTTGATTTCCTCATCAGAAACACTTACATGCTCTTTATAATGCACTTTAAAGAAGCTGAAGAAGTTCATAAATATAATTGTAAATTTCCATTTCCATAATTGCAATCTATAAACTCAAATGAGATACCTGCCAGAAAAGGATTTCTTGCATAGCCCCAGATTTAGGATCACCTTCTGGCCACATCGGTAAAACAATATATACAGCAAATCTTTCCTTAGCCCTGATTTTACTAACAATTTTCAGTGCTAATTCCATTGGGATAAGATTATCAGCCCCTAAACGGAAGAAGACAATAGTAAGTTGGTAATGACAAAAGAAGGGAAGTGGAATATCATCTTTAAAatccttttctctttttctttatcaGATGAAAGATGTACAAATTAAAGAATTTGAAAGTATATCTTAAGAACAAAGGTAGCAGCTAGTCAATTAGTTACTGAATCAAACCATatcattaatttatttatttttcaataaaagACGAATGTATTAGGACTAGGAGAAGATCACAAGAGTTGGGAGGATAAGAGGCCGTccttttttcaaaataaaataaaaatactacTATTATTATCACCATTTAATCAGATTTGGACCTATTTCACCCCACACCAAAACAATCCTTTCCTACCAGATCACCTTCTGAAAGCAATGTAGTTTTCAAAAATAACATTCAACTTTTCCCCCCTAAGGTATTCAAACTTTATAGAATGCCTTTTTTTgaagcaaaaagaaaaacatctcACTAAAATAGAAACAACCATCTTGCTTTTTCTAAAACACTGCTTTAAGCCTGACCTGCGTTGTTGTACGATGGCCATGCATATGAAGATCCAATAAAGTACTGGTtttcaatataaataaaatgCTGAGCAGATCTGATCGCTTGAATGTATCCTGTTTGAATGCTTTTGTCTATAACCAAATTTTTGGCACAGATAAGATTCTGCATCGAAAAATGTTATTAGAAACGGTGAAATATGATTCAAATACATCCAATAtatgtaagatattaagatctTAAAGTCAATATATAGGTTCGATTCACCGAGGTCATTCAAGTCAACATTTTTTTCTTGTCAGATATAATAGGAAGAACTGCAAAGTAAAACACTGATTAGTAGACCTGAGCTAGAGCAACATCCACACGTTTGGGAAATCCTTTCAGGGATCCTGAGTCAATGGAGCGGAAGATCTGTAAAATCATACATAGCCCAATAAGAGTTAGAAAACTATGTAATGAGATGAGTTGTCTCCAAAATCAAGAAAGCGTAGCATGCAAGTAATATTTACTCAGAACCGAGCTTGCAATGTCCAACCTGAACATGCCAGTTTTCAGGATCATCTTCACTAGAAACCCATACTCCAGGGTCATCCTCCGGAACAATTGTATATTTATTCTTTGAGGAAGGTTGGGAAGGACTTAAAATCCACGAGATGCGTTCCAAACGTATTAACGCATCATCGTTCCACTGGGAGGTTTGTTTGAAAAGAATTGCAAACTCTTTCCACTTAGTTGCTTTTCTCCATCGCTGCTCAAAATTAATAAGAACATCATAAGCAGCAGCCCCATCTATTCTGCAGTGCAAATCATGCCACGGTTGTCTAGGAGCCTTTGTTCCAGACTGTAAGAAACAGCATACATAAGAGCAGTGAGTGTCGGCAACAATAAATAAGATTATGCATTTATGCatgattttttatttggttGAAAATTAAAAGGAAATGGAAAAGAAAAGCCAAAGTATTTCTACATTGTAATAAAACCATAATGCCTACAAGATAAAGATAGCTAATCACACCCAATAATCTATACCTAATCAAACTGCAATGAAGAGAAGAGCACTATCTTACAACAATGATATAAGATAATAAAAACTTATACCAATCTTTAAATTGGCCATGCAAACAAAATTGCAagggaaaaaaataacaaaaataacttatttgtaaatactaaatagctTTATTTTAGGATAGAATATCTCATTTTTCCTTGTACATATCATCATGATACTCTGACTATTAGGAAGGTTCTATTTCATTGTTTCCTTTGATTATCATTTATTAGGATTCATGTACGATATAAATATTGGAGCTTGTATCTTTGTAAATATCAGCGAATAAAATTCTAAATTACTCAGCCCTtttcaattttatatatttgGAGGTAACAATTACAAATGATTAGAGGTAACAATTATGGCATTCTACGTTGTTCTAGAACATCAATTTGAAGTACATAACACAATTAGGTTACTCTAAACAACATTTAAACCAAGAATATGACACTTTATAACACGATATATAACCAAAAAAGATTCTACTGAAATAGTTTAAACAGGACAGTCCTGAGTCCTGACAAAATGGAAGACATAAATGCAACACTTAACATTAATGTCCAGATGAGCTGACAACTTACAGCAAATGTAGGATTGTGGAAATCTTCAGAAAATACAGTGTCAAGGTCACGAAAAAGCCGATGCTCAGGAGTGTCATAGCGTCCATCACATAGATCAAGACCTCCTATAAAAGCAGTTAACTTTCGGTTATTACCAGCGGCCTGTGTGTCCACAATAACACATTTTTGGTGGTGCGTGAACACGGTTCCAACAACCTGTATAACACCATATCATAAGCAACTTTATTCCTTTGTTTGTCACTAAAGACAGGATACATTTTAAACAAGATGAATCATTTTACATGCATAGAggtagaagaaaaagaaaatagtaAATGGAAACAAATTGGTCAACCCTAAATAGAAAAAGAGTCATAGAAGATATATTTCCCATGCTGTATTTTACATCTACAGAAAAAAAACATACCCACAGTCTAGAGCTTAGGCCACAAAACACAGGGCATTTCACGTTTGACTCCATTGAAAATTAGCTCATAAAGAATCCTATCTCCTGACAATATACAGGAGGGATGTATCAAGTCTACTAAAcaacaaaatacaaatgcacAAGAATAcacattttatataaaaatggCAACAAGAATTGACcatatttcaattaattatgcGACATCATCTATCAAGTAATCAAACACAACCAAATTTAGTTTACTGAGGCAGTTGACAGCTGATATCAATACTTGCCtgttgcttcaagaagctcAGCTTGCTGCTGGCGTACCGAGGCGCCAAAACACACATCACAGAAGAATGTTTGAAAAACTTCCTAGTTTCCTCATCATGAGTCTGCATTACTCCAGCCTGCACCAAAAACACCAATtagccaacaacaacaacaacaacaacagaaacaacaacaacaagaagcaATTAACAGAAAAAATGAATGCAAATTAGGAAAGGACCCTCACCGACTTGAAGAAGAGCTTATCGTGAGAAGTCTTATCATCCCAAACCAGCAACAGAACCCTAACCCCTTCTTCAGACTTGTACTTGAGCAACTCGCCAAGAGTCAAATCTCCACCACGGGGTAAAGGCCTAGAAGGTTCCCTCACAATCTTCACCTTGTGGTAGATTGACCAACCCGTCAAATACACCAAGTGATGAGCCTCCGATATAGCATAGCAGATATCTTCCCAGCACTTCTCGTGCCTGTAAACCTTCCCACCGTCGAGCTGAATCTCCGGCAGAAACCCATCGGAGCAATGTGCGTCCTGGTACAACCTCACCGAGCTCCCCTTCCTCACCGGAAAATAAGTATCCCTCACGCCCCTGTGCTCTGGATCCGCCGCAATGCCAGTCCGGTACAGCGGGTTCTCCGCCACCGGCGTGAACTTCATCTCGATGCGCAGCGCGGTGTCCGGCTTCGGCGGCTTCCCGTATGATCCAATGAGAGGGAACCACCCGGAAATCTCCTCACCGGAGAGGATCTGCTTCGCCGGGATCTTAACGGTGCCCATAGTCTCAGCGCCGAAGACGTCATCGTCCTTGATGCGAAACTCCAGGTCGACGACGGGGTGAGCGAGCGGGATGTTGAAACTCTCGTTCCAGATGGGCTTACTGGCGTTCTTGAGCACGCGCGTGCGGGCGACGGTGGCCTGCGGCACTGAGACCGTAACGTAGGGGTCGCTGGTGATGATCTTCCGGCG from Lotus japonicus ecotype B-129 chromosome 2, LjGifu_v1.2 includes:
- the LOC130740588 gene encoding phospholipase D delta yields the protein MAEPGADDNADGDANGGVIYLHGDLALKIIEARQLPNMDIFSERFRRCVTACDTINCTSSDPADGGNRREHRHRRKIITSDPYVTVSVPQATVARTRVLKNASKPIWNESFNIPLAHPVVDLEFRIKDDDVFGAETMGTVKIPAKQILSGEEISGWFPLIGSYGKPPKPDTALRIEMKFTPVAENPLYRTGIAADPEHRGVRDTYFPVRKGSSVRLYQDAHCSDGFLPEIQLDGGKVYRHEKCWEDICYAISEAHHLVYLTGWSIYHKVKIVREPSRPLPRGGDLTLGELLKYKSEEGVRVLLLVWDDKTSHDKLFFKSAGVMQTHDEETRKFFKHSSVMCVLAPRYASSKLSFLKQQVVGTVFTHHQKCVIVDTQAAGNNRKLTAFIGGLDLCDGRYDTPEHRLFRDLDTVFSEDFHNPTFASGTKAPRQPWHDLHCRIDGAAAYDVLINFEQRWRKATKWKEFAILFKQTSQWNDDALIRLERISWILSPSQPSSKNKYTIVPEDDPGVWVSSEDDPENWHVQIFRSIDSGSLKGFPKRVDVALAQNLICAKNLVIDKSIQTGYIQAIRSAQHFIYIENQYFIGSSYAWPSYNNAGADNLIPMELALKIVSKIRAKERFAVYIVLPMWPEGDPKSGAMQEILFWQGQTMQMMYDVVAGALKSMQLNDVNPQDYLNFYCLGNREQFNEESTSSNGAPVSSAYRCRRFMIYVHAKGMIVDDEYVIVGSANINQRSLAGTKDTEIAMGSYQPHHTWSARKRHPHGQIYGYRMSLWSEHLGMLDETFEEPERLDCVRKVNAIAEDNWRKYASEDFSLLQGHLLKYPVQVDSDGKISSLPDCENFPDAGGRILGAHSTTIPDILTT